Genomic DNA from Streptomyces venezuelae:
ACCCAGGTGGCTCCCGAGTACGAGGGCTGCGCGGTGACGTACGTCCTTACCGGGGGCCTTCCGGCGCCGGCGCCTTCGCGGCGGCAGGTACGGCGGCCGTGGGTGGAGCGGCCGTGTCTGCCTCGCGGTCGGGCGCGAGCGGGTCGGTCACCGTGCCGGTCTCTTCATCGAAAAGCCCCTGCGCCAGCCTGGTCACCGCTGCGGGGACCGGCGGCGCCAGGTCGGCCACAGCTCGGAGACCGGACAGGACGTCGTCAGGTCGTACGGCAGGTGTCACGTGCCGAACAACCAGCCGCAGTATCGCACAGGGCTTGTCGCTCGGCCTATCGGTGTCGGCGGCGGTGGGTCCGCCGTCGACGGTCGTCAGGCTCACCACGGCCTCGCGTGCGTCGAAGGTGCGCATGCCGTTCTTCGTGCGGCGCTGGACCTCGACCTTCTCGGCCGTCGTGAACTGCTCGGCGGCGCGCTGCGCCGCCGCGGGCTCCACGCCGTCCAGGCGCAGCTCCCAGACGGAGGCCGTCAGCCGGTCGGCGAGCCCCGAGGTGCGGGACTCGACGGCGTCGACGATGTCGAGCCCGGCGGGCATCGACTCGTCGAGGAGCTCGCGGAGCTTGTCCGGGTCGCGCGGTGCGGTGAGCGCGATCTCCAGGTACTCGGCCTCACTGCCCGTGCCCGTGGGTGCGGCGTTGGCGTACGACACCTTGGGGTGCGGGGTGAAGCCCGCCGAGTACGCCATGGGCACCTCGGCGCGGCGCAGCGCACGCTCGAAGGCGCGCTGGAAGTCACGGTGGCTGGTGAACCGGAGGCGGCCGCGCTTGGTGTAGCGCAGTCGGATGCGCTGCACCGCGGGTGCGGGCGGCGGGCCTACGGGCTGTCGCTTGCCCAGTGTCGTCAGTCCTTCATGAGTGCGGTCGTACTGCTGCCTAGAGTACGTGTCTCGGGCGTGTCGGGTTCCCGCCGGGCCACCGGGACCGCCTCGCGGGGCGCTCCGAACAGCATGCGGCGTATGTCGGCGCGCGTCTGGCGGACGGTGTCCCTGGCCGAGGTGAGCGCGCGCCGCGTGGTGCGGCCGACGCTCCGGACGGCCGCGGCGACGGGCTTCCACAGCGCGTCACGGAGGACGTGTCCGACGGGCGTGAGCACGGTGCGGTACACCCATCGGACCGGCTCGACGAAGATCCACCGAAGGAGTGTGCCGAGGAAGCGGCCCACGACGAGGGAGATGTGCCCGGCGATGCGCCACGCGTGTCCGAAGGCGTCGGCGATCTCCCGCGCGACGACGGCGATCGCCTTTCCTGCAGGGGCGAGGACCCAGCGCCACAGGGCGACGAGGGGCACGACGAAGATCCAGCGGAGCAGCGTGGCGATGCCGCGTCCGACCGGTGTGAGCACGGCCCTGTACAGCCAGACGGCGGGCACCACGATCAGCGTCCGCACCAGCCAGGCGATCGCGATGCCGACGGGCACGACCACGTACCGCCACAGGCCCACCCACGGCCACACGAAGACGGCTTTGCCGAGCCACACGAGGCCGTCCCACAGGGCGTGTCCGATCGGCGTGAGCACGCGCGCGTAGAGCCACGTCGCCGGGATGACGAAGAGGACCCGGCCCAGCCAGGCGATGCCGTGTCCGATGGGGGTCAGCACGCGCGTGTAGAGCCATGTCGCGGGGACGACGAACAGGCCGCGGCCCAGCCAGGCGAGGCCCTTTCCGACGGGCACGACCACGTACCGCCACAGGCCCACCCACGGCCACACGAAGACGGCCTTGCACAGCCACGTCAGTACGGCGCCGATGGCCCGTCCGACGGGACGCAGCGCGTTGCGGTAAAGGAAGGCGCCGCACACGGCGAGCGCGTCCCACACCAGGCGTACGGGAACGACGAGTACGAGCACGACGATGCGCACCGGGATGCGGATCGCGACGGCGAGACACCCGTCGGCCTGCGCGGGTGCCATGGGCGGCGCGGGCGTTGCAGGCTGTGCGGGCATCGCAGGCTGTGCGGGCAGCACGGGCTGCGCGACCTGTTGGTCAGGCCGTTTCTCCAGGTCCATGTTGTCCTAGACGCGCGCGGCGCCGGTTCGGATCCAGTAGCGCAGTTTCCCGCTCCGCTCGTCCTCGAACGTGCCGCCCGCCGCCTCGATGACCTTGCGCGAGCCGGTGTTGTCGGTGTCGCAGGTCACCAGGACGGACTCCAGGCCGAGTCCGGCGGCGTGCGGGAGGCAGCCGCGCAGCATGGCGGTGGCGTGGCCGCGGAGCCGGGCGGTGGGGCGGACGTCGTAGCCGATGTGGCCGCCGTACTCGCGCAGGAAGCGGGTGGCGATGGTGTGCCGGATGGCGATCCTGCCGAGGTAGTCGGCGCCGTCGACGTACCAGAGGGTCGTGACGGGGACGGAGTGCGGCGCGGCGGGGTGGGCGGCGGCACGGACCTCGGCGACGTACGCCTCGAAGACCGCGGGGTCGCGCCAGCGCGGACCGTAGTCGCGCAGGGTGGCGCCGAGTGTCGTGTCGTCGTCGGGCCCGCCCCGGCCCTCGGCCCGGAACTCCTCCATCGCGGCGATGAAGGAGCGGTGCACCAGGCCGGAGGGCGGGGCGAGTCGAGGCACTGTCAGGTGTCTCGGTTACTTCACGACGGTGAGCGGCAGGAGCTTCTTGCCGGTGGGGCCGATCTGGATGTGCGTGTCCATCTGCGGGCAGACGCCGCAGTCGAAGCACGGGGTCCAGCGGCAGTCCTCGACCTCGGTCTCGTCGAGCGAGTCCTGCCAGTCCTCCCAGAGCCAGTCCTTGTCGAGACCGGAGTCCAGGTGGTCCCAGGGCAGCACTTCTTCGTAGGTGCGCTCGCGCGTGGTGTACCAGTCGACGTCGACGCCCATCTCGGGCAGCGTCTTCTCGGCGCAGCGCATCCAGCGCTCGTACGAGAAGTGCTCGCGCCAGCCGTCGAAGCGGCCGCCCTCTTCGTAGACGGCGCGGATGACGGCGCCGATGCGGCGGTCGCCGCGCGAGAGCAGGCCCTCGACGATGCCGGGCTTGCCGTCGTGGTAGCGGAAACCGATCGAGCGGCCGTACTTCTTGTCGCCGCGGATCTTGTCGCGGAGCTTCTCCAGGCGGGCGTCCGTCTCCTCGGAGGAGAGCTGCGGGGCCCACTGGAACGGCGTGTGCGGCTTGGGCACGAAACCGCCGATGGAGACCGTGCAGCGGATGTCGTTCGAGCCGGAGACCTCGCGGCCCTTCTGGATGACCTTCGTCGCCATGTCGGCGATCTGCAGGACGTCGTCGTCGGTCTCGGTGGGCAGGCCGCACATGAAGTACAGCTTCACCTGCCGCCAGCCGTTGCCGTACGCCGTGGAGACGGTGCGGATGAGGTCTTCCTCGGACACCATCTTGTTGATGACCTTGCGCATGCGCTCGGAGCCGCCCTCGGGGGCGAAGGTCAGGCCCGACCTGCGGCCGTTCCTGGTCAGCTCGTTGGCCAGGTCCACGTTGAAGGCGTCGACGCGGGTCGAGGGGAGGGACAGGCCGATCTTGTCCTCCTCGTACCGGTCGGCGAGGCCCTTCGCGACGTCGGCGATCTCGCTGTGGTCGGCGGAGGAGAGCGAGAGCAGGCCGACCTCTTCGAAGCCGGTCGCCTTGAGACCCTTGTCGACCATGTCGCCGATGCCGGTGATGCTTCGCTCCCGCACGGGGCGCGTGATCATGCCGGCCTGGCAGAAACGGCAGCCGCGGGTGCAGCCGCGGAAGATCTCCACGGACATGCGCTCGTGGACGGTCTCGGCGAGCGGGACGAGGGGCTGCTTGGGGTAGGGCCACTCGTCGAGGTCCATGACGGTGTGCTTGGACACGCGCCACGGCACGCCGCTGCGGTTGGGGACGACGCGGCCGATGCGGCCGTCCGGGAGGTACTCGACGTCGTAGAACGCCGGGATGTAGACCGAGCCGGTCCTGGCGAGGCGGAAGAGCACCTCTTCGCGGCCGCCGGGACGGCCCTCGGCCTTCCAGGCGCGGATGATCTCGGTCATGTCGAGGACGGCCTGCTCGCCGTCGCCGATGATCGCGGCGTCGATGAAGTCGGCGATCGGCTCGGGGTTGAACGCGGCGTGGCCGCCGGCGAGCACGATCGGGTGGTCGACGGTGCGGTCCTTGGACTCCAGCGGGATGCCCGCGAGGTCCAGGGCGGTCAGCATGTTGGTGTAGCCCAGCTCGGTGGAGAAGCTGAGCCCGAAGACGTCGAAGGCGCCGACGGGGCGGTGGCTGTCGACCGTGAACTGGGGGACCTGGTGCTCGCGCATCAGGGCCTCCAGGTCGGGCCAGACGCTGTAGGTGCGCTCGGCGAGCACGCCCTCGCGTTCGTTCAGGACCTCGTAGAGGATCATGACGCCCTGGTTGGGCAGCCCCACCTCGTACGCGTCGGGGTACATGAGCGCCCAGCGGACATCGCAGGATTCCCACGGCTTGACGGTGCTGTTCAGCTCACCGCCGACGTACTGGATGGGCTTCTGCACATGCGGGAGCAGAGCTTCGAGCTGTGGGAAGACCGACTCGGCAGACATCGCGAACCTTCATGAGCTGGCAGGGGTGACCATCAAGCGTACCCCGGCGTTCAGCTCCCCAGCGCCGACCGCACTTTCGCCCGGGACGCCTCGGCCCACGCCTCGGGCAGTTCCCGCTCGCGGTCCTTGCCCGCGGCCTCCTCCTGCCCGTACAGCAGGCCCCAGGTGAAGGCGGACTCCCCCGCCAGGTGTGCCTGGATGGCGAGGGCGCGCAGGGCCTCGCGGGCGACGACGCTGTCCTGGTGGTCGCCGAGCACTTTCTGGACGGACTTCATCCGCTTGGCGAACTTCTTGGCGGGCTTGCCGAGCGCGGGGGTCGCGGCCTCGCCCGCGTACCGGGCGCGCTTGGCGGCCTTGCGGGCGTCGTGCAGGGCCACGTCGCGTTCCTGGCCCGGGGGCAGGCCGAGGGCGTGCTCGATACGGGTGGCGAGGCGTTCGTAGTCCTTGAGGGCCGCCTTGACGAGGGCCTTCTCGGGGGGCGCGGCGGCCGCGGGGCGCAGCGGGGGGTCGGCGAGCAGGGCGTCGAGGCTGTCGAGGAGGGCGAGGTAGCGCTTGCTCTCCAGGACGGCGACCGTCCTGCGGCGGGATCCGGCGCTGCGGGCGACGGTCCAGATGCGCAGACGGCCGCGGACCGGCCCGAGGAGGAGGGTCCTGGGCAGCGCGCCGATGCGGTCGGTGAGCCGTTCGGTGAGGACTTCCTGGTCACGGTCGACGCCCAGCTCGGCGGCGAGCCACTTGAGCTCTTCGCCGATGGGGTCGGTGACGGTGCGGTCGAGGATCTTCCGGTACGACTTGAAGGCGCTGCGCAGCCGCCTCGTGGCGACCCTCATCTGGTGCACGGAGTCGGGCAGGTCGCGGCGGACGGCGGGGTCGAGGGCGAGGAGGGCGTCGCGCTGGGTGCGGAGGCGGGTGAGGACGTGGTCTCCGGAGGAGACGGGTGTGTCGTCCTCAAGGTGGACGACGGCGTGGCCCGTGCCCTCGTCGTCGGTCCGCTTGGTCTTGCCGTCCATCGGTGCCGTCGTGCGCAGGGCCCGGTTCAGCTTCGAGGACCACAGCGAGCGCCGGACGCCCGCCTTGCGGAGCTTCTTGTCGACCTTGTCGAGCAGTCGCGGGTCGCCGTCGTCGGCGAGCTCGACCTCCAGCTCGGACCAGCCGATGCGCTCCCCGCCGGGGGCGCACCGCTCGGCGCGCACCGCGTCGAGGCTGACCTCGGCGAGCAGGGTGCCCTCGGCGTCGACGAGGTGCCGTACGTGCCGTGTGGTCTCCAGACGGAGCAGCGGCGCCAGTTCGGCCTCGCGCACCCGGGCGCGCACGAGGCCGAGCAGAGCGCGCGGCACCGTGTCCGAGAGCGGCGCGTGGACCTCGTCGCGCACGCCGTCGGCGAGCGACACGGGGAGTTTCAGGTGCCAGCCCGCGTCGTGGCCGCCGGTGCGGCGCCGCAGGGTGATGGAGGCGGCGGCGAGCCGCTGGTCGGGGGTGTCCCAGTAGACGGCGTCCAGGTCCGCCGTGCCTTTGTCGACGACGCCCGCGACCCCGGTGAGGTCCGGCAGCTCGGTGCCCGCTTTGACGTCGTACTTCCGCTCAATCTCGCGCTTCGTCTCCGCCATGAGTTGAATCTAGACGCGAAATCGAACGGCAAACATGCCTGCGGCGTCACCGGACCCCACTAGGCCGACATCGGCCGTTGCACCTTGATCGACTGGAGCAGTCCGACGGCCACCCAGACCGCGAACATCGACGACCCTCCGTAGGACACGAAGGGCAGCGGCAGACCCGCGACCGGCATGATGCCGAGGGTCATCCCGATGTTCTCGAAGGACTGGAAGGCGAACCACGCGATGATGCCGGCGGCGACGATGGTGCCGTACAGCTCGGTGGTCTCGCGGGCGATGCGGCAGGCGCGCCACAGGACGACGCCGAGCAGGACCAGGATGGCGCCCGCGCCCACGAAGCCGAGCTCCTCGCCGGCGACGGTGAAGACGAAGTCGGTCTGCTGCTCGGGGACGAACTGGCCGGTGGTCTGGGAGCCCTTGGTCAGCCCCGTGCCGGTCAGACCACCCGAGCCGATCGCGATGCGCGCCTGGTTGGTGTTGTAGCCGACGCCCGCCGGGTCGAGGGCGGGGTTGGCGAAGGCGGCGAAGCGGGCGATCTGGTAGTCGTCGAGGACGCCCAGCTGCCATATGGCGACGCCACCGGCGACGCCCGCGCCGAGCAGTCCGAAGACCCAGCGGTTGGAGGCGCCGGAGGCGAGCAGCACGCCGAGGACGATCATCGCCATCACCATGACCGAGCCGAGGTCGGGCATGAGCAGGACGATCGCTATCGGGACGGCGGCCAGACCGAGCGCCTGCACCACCGTGCGGTGGTCGGGGTGCTCGCGGTCGCCCGCGTCGACGCGCGCCGCGAGCAGCATCGCCATGCCCAGGATGATCGTGATCTTCACGAACTCGGAGGGCTGGAGCGAGAAGCCGCCGCCGAGCACGATCCACGCGTGCGCACCGTTGATCGTCGCGCCGAGCGGGGTGAGGACGAGCAGGACCAGGAAGACGGAGATGCCGTAGAGGATCGGCACGGCCGTGCGCAGGGTGCGGTGGCCGAGCCAGACGGTGCCGATCATCAGGGCGAATCCGATGCCGGTGTTCAGGACGTGCTTGAGCGCGAAGGAGTACGGGTCGTCACCGACGAGCTCGGTGCGGTTGCGGGTCGCCGAGTAGACGAGCGCGGTGCCGATCCCGGAGAGGGCGATCGCCGCGATCAGCATCGGCCAGTCCAGCCGACGCACTATCGAGTCGCGGGCCAGGAGCCGCGACACCCCGGAGCGCTCGGGACCGTATCCGGAGACGGAGAAGCCGTTGCCGGTCATCAGTCGCGCCTCCAGTCGGCCGGCGGGCCGGCCAGTTGCTGCTCCGTCGGCGGCTTGGGTGCCGCGGGCTTGTACGGCTTGATCTTCGGGGAGGCGATGGAGCCGTCGGGCTTGATCTTCGGCAGGTTCTTCTGCGGCTCGGGCAGGAGGGCCTTCTTCAGGTCCTGCTTGCCCTCGTCGTCCAGGCCGTAGATCGCGTTGTAGATCTGGCGGACGGCGGGTCCCGAGGCGCCGGAGCCCGTACCGCCCTGGGAGATCGTCATGACGATCGTGTAGTCCTTGGTGTACGTCGCGAACCACGAGGTGGTCTGCTTGCCGTAGACCTCGGCGGTACCGGTCTTGGCGTGCATCGGGATCTTGTCCTGCGGCCAGCCCTGGAACCGCCAGGCCGCCGTGCCGCGCGTGGCGACGTCGGCGAGGGCACCGTCTATGTCCTTCTGCGTCTTGGCGTCGAACGGCAGCTTGCCGTGCGACTTCGGTGCGATCTCCTCGACCTGGCGGCCGTCGGCGCTGACGATCGCCTTGCCGACGGTGGGGTCGTACAGGGTGCCGCCGTTGGCGATGGCCGCGTAGATCGTGGCCATCTGTATGGGCGTCACGAGGGTGTCGCCCTGGCCGATGGAGTAGTTGACGGAGTCACCGGCGCGCATCTTCATGCCTTCGAGGCAGTTCTCGTAGGCGATGCGTTCGGCGTAGTCGCCGCCGCTCTTCTTGCCCTGCTTGCACCAGGCGTCCTTGTTGGCCTTCCAGTAGTCCTTCTTCCACTGGCGGTCGGGGACGCGGCCCGTGACCTCGTTGGGGAGGTCGATGCCGGTCTCCTTGCCGAGGCCGAACTGGTGGGCGGTCTTGTAGAACCAGTCCTTGGGGTCCTTGACGGGCTTGTTGCCGCCGTCCTTGCGCCACTGGTCGTGCGACAGCTTGTAGAAGACGGTGTCGCAGGAGACCTCGAGGGCCTGGCCGAGGGTGATGGAGCCGTGGCCCTTGGACTCGTAGTTCTTGAAGGTCTGGCCGCCGATGGAGTACGAGCTGGGGCACGGGTAGCGGTCGTTGAAGTCGTAGCCCGCGTTGACCGCCGCGGTCGTGGGGATGACCTTGAAGATGGAGCCGGGGGCGGCCTGGCCCTGGATGGCGCGGTTCAGCAGCGGATAGTTGGACTTCTTGCCGGTGAGGCGCGCGTAGTCCTTGCCGGTGATGCCGCCGACCCAGGCGTTCGGGTCGTACGTCGGGTTGGAGGCCATGGAGACGACGCGTCCGGTCTTGTTCTCCATGACGACGACGGCGCCCGCGTCCGCCTTGTAGTTCTCGTTGGTGTTCTTGTCGAACTCCTTGCGGGCCTTCTTCATCGCGTCGTTCAGCCAGTACTCGGCGACGGCCTGCACGCGCGCGTCGATGCTGGTGACGACGTTCGCGCCGGGCCGCGCGGCGTCCGCGTCGGCCTCGCCGATGACACGGCCGAGGTTGTCCACCTCGTAGCGCGTGACGCCGGCCTTGCCGCGCAACTGCTTGTCGTACGTGCGCTCCAGGCCCGAGCGGCCGACCATGTCCGAGCGGAGGAACGGCGAGTCGGTGTTCTCGGCCTTCTTGATCTCCTCGTCCGTGACGGGCGAGAGGTAGCCGAGGACCTGCGCGGTGTTGGACTTGCCGGGGGCCGCGTAACGGCGGACGGCCGTGGGTTCGGCGGTGATGCCGGGGAAGTCCTCGGAGCGCTCGCGGATCTGCAGGGCCTGCTTGGGCGTCGCCTCGTCGGTGATCGGGATGGGCTGGTAGGGCGAGCCGTTCCAGCAGGGCTGCGGCGTCTTGGCGTCGCAGAGGCGGACCTTGCCCTCGACCTCTTCGGGCGTCATGTCGAGGACGTCGGCGAGCTTGGCGAGGACCGCCTTGCCGTCGTCCTTCATCTTCATCAGGTCGGTGCGGGACGCGGAGACGACGAGTCGGGTCTCGTTGTCGGCGATGGGCACGCCCCGGGCGTCGAGGATCGAGCCGCGCACGGCGGGCTGGACGACCTGCTGGACGTGGTTGCCGGAGGCCTCCTCGGCGTACTCGTCGCCGTTGCGGACCTGGAGGTACCAGAGGCGGCCGCCGAGGGTGAGCAGGAGGGAGACGACGAGGATCTGGATGATGACGAGACGGATCTGGACGCGTGGGGTCCGTCCGGTCTCGGGGATGTTGGTCACAGGCGCTTGACCCCCTTGATGCGTCCGGCGCGGGCGACGCGGGCCTTGGCGGCCTTCGCGCGCAGGCCGCTGCCGCGCTGGTTGCCGATGCTCAGGCCGGTGCCGGAGGAGAGCCAGCCGGAGGAGACGTCGGCCGCCTTGTTGGCGGGTCCGTTCTCCCCGAGCGGGTCGTTGTCGGCACGCCGGGCCAGCGCGATGATCAGCGGCACGGTGAACGGGGCGAGCAGCAGGTCGTAGAGCGCGGCGGTGAACAGGAGTCCGACCAGGCCCACATGGCGGGCGGCGGTGTCGCCGACGAGGGCGCCGACGCCCGCGTACAGCAGCGTCGATCCGATGGCGGCACTGACCACCACGACGAGCGGCCCGGTGGCGGAACGGAGCCGGCCGCCGTCGGGCTTGGCGAGGCCCGCGAGGTAGCCGATGACGCAGAGCACGAGCGCGTACCGGCCCGCGGCGTGGTCGGCGGGCGGTGCCAAGTCGGCGAGGAGGCCCGCGCCGAAGCCGACGAGGGCGCCGCCGACGTGGCCGTAGACCAGGGCGAGGCCGAGGACGGTGAGCAGGACGAGGTCCGGGACGGCGCCCGGCAGCTGGAGCCGCGCCAGGACGCTGACCTGGATGACCAGGGCGACGACGACGAGGGTGGCGGACAGCAGGATTCGGTTGAAGCGCATGGGTCCGGTCTCCTACTGCTCGTCGTTGCCGGCGTCGGCGCCGTCCACCGGCCGTCCCGACGGGGTGGCCGTGACGGTCACGGTCGGGGTCGGCTTGGGCTTTTCGGGCTTCTTCGGCAGGACCGTGTCGCGCGGGTCCTCGCGGGGTGCTTCGACGACGACGCCGACGATGTCGAGCTTGGTGAACCCGACGTACGGCTTCACGTAGACGTTGCGGGTCAGGTCGCCGCCCGACGGGTCGACGCGGACGATCTCGCCGACCGGGACGCCCGGCACGAACGGCTTGTCCTTGCGCGAGCCGAAGGTGACCAGGCGGTCGCCCTTCTTGACCTCGGCCTTGCCGTTGAGCAGCTGGACGGAGAGCGGGCGGTCGCCCTGTCCGGTGGCGAAGCCGAGCTCGTCGGTCTTCTCCATGCGCGTGCCGACGGTGAAGTCGGGGTCGTTGGCGAGCAGGACGGTCGAGGTGTTCGGGCCGACCGTGGTGACGCGGCCGACCAGGCCGTCGCCGTTCAGGACGGTCATGTCGCGCTTGATGCCGTCGTTGGCGCCGGCGTCGATGGTGACGGTCCAGGAGAAGCCTTGGGCCGCTCCTATCCCGATGACCTCGGCGCCCTTGATGCCGTACTGCCCGGCGCCCGCTGTCTTCAGCATGCTGTCGAGCTGGCGTACGCGGCTGCGGTTGCGGTCGTCGCTGCCGAGCTTGGCCTTCAGCGCGGCGTTCTGGCGCTCCAGTTCGGCGATGCGGTTGTGGCGTTCACCGGAGTCGCGCACCGCGCCGATGGCGTTGCCGATCGGGTCGACGGCGGAGGACATGCCCTCCTCGACCGGACCGAAGACGGTGGCGGCGGCCTGGCGGGCACCGTCGACCGGTGAGTCCTCACCGCCGCGGATGTCCACCGTGATCAAAGCGAACGCGATGGCTACCAGCAGCACCAGGAGCAGCCGGCTCTCTCGTGTGTCCCTCACGTGCGGCGGCGTGCCTTCCTCAATCGGATTCCGTGGAAACTGCGGGTTCCACGAGGTTCTGGGGAATTGTCGTGCCTCAGGGGAATTGCGTGTCTTGCCTCTATATCAACGATCCGCCGCACGAGTCGGCAGGCACTCGTACGGCGGATCTTCGCGCGTCAGGTCATCTGCGCGGCTGGGCGTCCAGCACCTGCTGCAACGCCTCGAACTCCTCGACACACTTTCCGGAGCCGAGCGCCACGCTGTCCAGCGGGTCCTCGGCGATGTGGATCGGCATACCGGTCTCCCTGCGCAGCCGCTCGTCGAGGCCGCGCAGCAGGGCGCCGCCGCCGGTGAGGACGATGCCTCGGTCCATGACGTCGCCCGACAGCTCGGGCGGGCACTTGTCGAGGGTGGTCTTGACCGCGTCGACGATCGCGTTGACCGGCTCCTCGATGGCCTTGCGGACCTCGGCGGCGGAGATGACGACGGTCTTGGGCAGCCCGGAGACCAGGTCCCGGCCGCGGATCTCGGTGTGCTCGTCGGCGTCCATGTCGTACGCCGAACCAATGGTGATCTTGATCTGCTCGGCGGTGCGCTCGCCCAGGAGGAGGGAGTACTCCTTCTTGATGTGCTGGATGATCGCGTTGTCCAGCTCGTCGCCGGCGACGCGGATCGACTGTGCCGTGACGATTCCGCCGAGGCTGATGACCGCGACCTCGGTGGTGCCGCCGCCGATGTCGACCACCATGTTGCCCGTGGCCTCGTGGACCGGGAGGCCGGAGCCGATGGCCGCGGCCATGGGCTCCTCGATGATGTGCACCTGGCGCGCGCCGGCCTGCGAGGAGGCCTCGATGACGGCGCGGCGCTCGACGCCGGTGATGCCGGAGGGCACGCAGACGACGACGCGCGGACGGGCGAGGTAGCGCCGCTTGTGGATCTTCAGGATGAAGTAGCGGAGCATGCGCTCGGTGATCTCGAAGTCGGCGATCACGCCGTCCTTCAGCGGGCGCACCGCGACGATGTTGCCGGGCGTGCGCCCGATCATCTTCTTCGCTTCTGCGCCGACCGCGAGAATGCCACCGGTGTTGGTGTTGATCGCGACGACGGACGGCTCGTTGAGTACGATCCCCCGACCCCTGACGTACACCAGCGTGTTGGCGGTCCCGAGGTCGACAGCCATGTCACGGCCGATGAACGACATGTTGTTCCCCATGAGGATGCGTCTGGCCTTCCCTAGTGGAGCGTGTGATGGCTTTTTAGGTAGGCGAGGTGGGTGCTGTGTGGCAGTGGAGGCTTCCATCGTAGTCTCGGCTGCGCGAACACGGCGCTAGGGTCTTCGCCATTGTCAGCAGATGATGGGCCGCCTCGCTCTTGGAGACGTGCCATCGGAGGCACGGGTTCCCCCAATGGGGGCGCATATGCCAAAGGACGGCCGAATTCCTTCGGCCGTCCGGGGCAGGAACGGCGTACTTCTGACATGAAGTCAGAAAGTCGCGTGTCGGGCTGATCCGATTGGTCCGACTGGTCTGACCGGCCTGACTGGTCCGGCTGATCGGACTAGCCGACGCCCGGGAAGAAGATCTTGAGCTCGCGCTCCGCGGACTCCTCCGAGTCCGAGGCGTGGATCAGGTTCTCCCGGACGATCGTGCCGAAGTCGCCGCGGATCGAGCCCGGCGCCGCGGCGATCGGGTCGGTCGGTCCGGCGAGCGCGCGCACGCCCTCGATGACCCGCTCGCCCTCGACGACGAGCGCGACGACGGGCCCGGACGACATGAAGGCGACCAGCGGCTCGTAGAAGGGCTTGCCCTTGTGCTCGCCGTAGTGCTGCTCCAGGGTCTCCTGGTCCAGCGAACGCAGCTCCAGCGCGGAGATCGTCCAGCCCGCCTTGCGCTCGATGCGGCCGATGATCTCGCCGATCAGGCCACGGCGGACGGCGTCGGGCTTCAGCAGGACGAGGGTGCGCTGGCTCATGTGCGGCTCCAAGAGGTGTTCGTACGATCGATGCGATCGGGTGGGATTGGGCCGCACGATACCGGGGTCGGCTACGCCGCGTTACCTCCGGCCTCCGGCTGCCCCTCCGCCATGGCCGCGAAGCGGGCCTTGGCCTCGTCGATCTTGCGGCCGAAGTGGACCGAAGCCCACCAGATGGCCGCGAAGACGGCGCCGAGGAAGAACATCGTCGGCACCACGAAACCGCTCGCGATCAGCGCGACCTGGAGGGCCCAGCCGAGCTGCACCCCGCCGGGCCGGGTGACCATCCCGCAGAGCAGCAGGCTCACCGCCATCGCGATGCCGCAGACC
This window encodes:
- a CDS encoding DUF4233 domain-containing protein, producing MRTLCASTLIGEFFVIGFAGLVAMKDDDLSMGTVWTVCGIAMAVSLLLCGMVTRPGGVQLGWALQVALIASGFVVPTMFFLGAVFAAIWWASVHFGRKIDEAKARFAAMAEGQPEAGGNAA
- a CDS encoding rod shape-determining protein, yielding MSFIGRDMAVDLGTANTLVYVRGRGIVLNEPSVVAINTNTGGILAVGAEAKKMIGRTPGNIVAVRPLKDGVIADFEITERMLRYFILKIHKRRYLARPRVVVCVPSGITGVERRAVIEASSQAGARQVHIIEEPMAAAIGSGLPVHEATGNMVVDIGGGTTEVAVISLGGIVTAQSIRVAGDELDNAIIQHIKKEYSLLLGERTAEQIKITIGSAYDMDADEHTEIRGRDLVSGLPKTVVISAAEVRKAIEEPVNAIVDAVKTTLDKCPPELSGDVMDRGIVLTGGGALLRGLDERLRRETGMPIHIAEDPLDSVALGSGKCVEEFEALQQVLDAQPRR
- the mrdA gene encoding penicillin-binding protein 2; amino-acid sequence: MTNIPETGRTPRVQIRLVIIQILVVSLLLTLGGRLWYLQVRNGDEYAEEASGNHVQQVVQPAVRGSILDARGVPIADNETRLVVSASRTDLMKMKDDGKAVLAKLADVLDMTPEEVEGKVRLCDAKTPQPCWNGSPYQPIPITDEATPKQALQIRERSEDFPGITAEPTAVRRYAAPGKSNTAQVLGYLSPVTDEEIKKAENTDSPFLRSDMVGRSGLERTYDKQLRGKAGVTRYEVDNLGRVIGEADADAARPGANVVTSIDARVQAVAEYWLNDAMKKARKEFDKNTNENYKADAGAVVVMENKTGRVVSMASNPTYDPNAWVGGITGKDYARLTGKKSNYPLLNRAIQGQAAPGSIFKVIPTTAAVNAGYDFNDRYPCPSSYSIGGQTFKNYESKGHGSITLGQALEVSCDTVFYKLSHDQWRKDGGNKPVKDPKDWFYKTAHQFGLGKETGIDLPNEVTGRVPDRQWKKDYWKANKDAWCKQGKKSGGDYAERIAYENCLEGMKMRAGDSVNYSIGQGDTLVTPIQMATIYAAIANGGTLYDPTVGKAIVSADGRQVEEIAPKSHGKLPFDAKTQKDIDGALADVATRGTAAWRFQGWPQDKIPMHAKTGTAEVYGKQTTSWFATYTKDYTIVMTISQGGTGSGASGPAVRQIYNAIYGLDDEGKQDLKKALLPEPQKNLPKIKPDGSIASPKIKPYKPAAPKPPTEQQLAGPPADWRRD
- the ndk gene encoding nucleoside-diphosphate kinase, giving the protein MSQRTLVLLKPDAVRRGLIGEIIGRIERKAGWTISALELRSLDQETLEQHYGEHKGKPFYEPLVAFMSSGPVVALVVEGERVIEGVRALAGPTDPIAAAPGSIRGDFGTIVRENLIHASDSEESAERELKIFFPGVG
- the mreC gene encoding rod shape-determining protein MreC, translated to MRDTRESRLLLVLLVAIAFALITVDIRGGEDSPVDGARQAAATVFGPVEEGMSSAVDPIGNAIGAVRDSGERHNRIAELERQNAALKAKLGSDDRNRSRVRQLDSMLKTAGAGQYGIKGAEVIGIGAAQGFSWTVTIDAGANDGIKRDMTVLNGDGLVGRVTTVGPNTSTVLLANDPDFTVGTRMEKTDELGFATGQGDRPLSVQLLNGKAEVKKGDRLVTFGSRKDKPFVPGVPVGEIVRVDPSGGDLTRNVYVKPYVGFTKLDIVGVVVEAPREDPRDTVLPKKPEKPKPTPTVTVTATPSGRPVDGADAGNDEQ
- the mreD gene encoding rod shape-determining protein MreD, yielding MRFNRILLSATLVVVALVIQVSVLARLQLPGAVPDLVLLTVLGLALVYGHVGGALVGFGAGLLADLAPPADHAAGRYALVLCVIGYLAGLAKPDGGRLRSATGPLVVVVSAAIGSTLLYAGVGALVGDTAARHVGLVGLLFTAALYDLLLAPFTVPLIIALARRADNDPLGENGPANKAADVSSGWLSSGTGLSIGNQRGSGLRAKAAKARVARAGRIKGVKRL